The following proteins are encoded in a genomic region of Alnus glutinosa chromosome 8, dhAlnGlut1.1, whole genome shotgun sequence:
- the LOC133874662 gene encoding putative cyclin-B3-1 isoform X2, with product MNTRRNQGRNKMVAATVGVRNFKVYVESEEVKDDAKIIGRKSVTVNKGANLTMAQGGLNNMEKSKGKVVSTASKIVRRKALADVSNVQVISSRNVVRDGPKLMKGKSEGTTCLQRVSLGSSRSIMNDSSRKSFMEKVQEHVSQGVGDIHTSKRDGNRDKTMGQSCVVTNGRTSTRNYLLSNRKSLPVLKRVNQTDASIPKENAGSSDKGKEKSGYLVGKAGKKVASRVNSGRSHLWKNRASDGFIIMGETNVEARALPRKSVRPIVKTTLQATQARRTSKSKNTSDLKKQRSVAAISSKNKEDAVASSLPENIAIVVPHEAAQGQLSSDADGNPRTVSDIIARRKSDRRRSYTSSLMARSKLLEKCGEVMKMEKLPSIDDYRNQLEVAEYVDEIYQYYWVTEAYNLSLANYMSIQTNITAHMRGILINWLIEVHFKFDLMQETLYLMVTLLDRYLSQATIKKDELQLVGLTALLLASKYEDFWHPRVKDLISISAESYTRDQMLAMERLVLKQLKFRLNVATPYVFMLRFLKASQSDTKLEHLAFYLIELCLVEYEALKFKPSLLCASAVYVARCTLHMTPAWTPLLCKHARYEESQLRDCGEMILRFHKAAGTERLRVTYEKYTRPDLSCVAAITALDRLPL from the exons ATG AACACTAGAAGGAATCAAGGACGGAACAAAATGGTGGCTGCCACAG tGGGTGTCAGAAATTTTAAGGTTTATGTGGAAAGTGAAGAGGTTAAAGACGATGCCAAAATCAT TGGAAGAAAATCTGTTACTGTTAACAAAGGAGCTAATCTAACTATGGCACAG GGTGGTTTGAATAATATGGAGAAGAGCAAAGGCAAAGTTGTTAGTACTG CAAGTAAAATTGTTAGAAGAAAAGCATTGGCTGATGTCAGCAATGTCCAGGTCATCTCTTCAAGGAATGTAGTGCGTGATGGCCCTAAGCTAAT GAAAGGTAAAAGTGAGGGAACAACATGTTTGCAAAG GGTTTCACTGGGTTCAAGCAGAAGCATTATGAATGACTCGTCGAGGAAATCTTTTATG GAAAAAGTGCAGGAACATGTAAGTCAAGGTGTTGGTGACATACATACTTCCAAGAGAG ATGGTAACAGGGACAAGACCATGGGTCAAAGCTGTGTTGTTACAAATGGCAG GACTTCTACAAGGAATTATCTTTTGTCAAACAG GAAGTCTTTGCCGGTGCTAAAAAGGGTGAACCAGACAGATGCAAGTATCCCAAAG GAAAATGCTGGAAGTTCTGACAAGGGCAAAGAAAAGAGTGGATATTTAG TTGGTAAAGCTGGCAAGAAAGTAGCATCCCGGGTAAACAGTGGTAGGAGCCATCTTTGGAAGAATCGAGCAAGTGATGGCTTCATAATAAT GGGTGAAACTAACGTCGAGGCTCGTGCATTGCCAAGAAAATCTGTCAGg CCAATTGTGAAGACTACACTCCAGGCTACCCAAGCTCGAAGGACTTCAAAATCCAAGAACACATCAGATCTTAAAAAACAGAGATCTGTTGCTGCAATCTCATCCAAGAACAAGGAGGATGCTGTGGCATCTTCTCTTCCTGAGAATATTGCAATAGTGGTTCCCCATGAAGCCGCTCAAGGACAGCTTTCATCTGATGCTGATGGCAATCCAAGGACTGTATCAGATATCATTGCCAGGAGGAAATCAGATCGGAGGAGATCTTATACATCTTCCTTGATGGCTAGATCAAAG TTACTAGAGAAATGTGGTGAAGTTATGAAGATGGAAAAGCTACCAAGTATTGATGACTATCGCAATCAACTGGAAGTCGCTGAATATGTTGATGAGATTTATCAGTACTATTGGGTAACAGAG GCATATAATCTGTCTTTAGCAAATTACATGTCGATTCAGACAAACATTACAGCCCATATGCGAGGCATATTGATCAACTGGTTAATTGAG GTGCACTTCAAATTTGATTTAATGCAAGAAACTCTATATCTCATGGTGACATTGTTAGACAGATATCTCTCACAAGCTACTATAAAGAAAGATGAACTGCAGTTGGTTGGCCTTACTGCACTCTTGCTGGCATCAAAATACGAGGACTTTTGGCATCCTAGG GTCAAGGATTTAATTAGTATCTCGGCTGAGTCGTACACAAGAGACCAAATGCTTGCAATG GAGAGACTTGTTCTTAAGCAATTGAAGTTTCGTCTTAATGTGGCTACTCCTTACGTGTTTATGTTACGGTTTCTCAAGGCTTCTCAGTCAGACACAAAG CTTGAACACCTGGCATTCTACCTCATTGAGCTCTGCTTAGTTGAATATGAAGCTTTGAAGTTTAAGCCCTCATTGCTGTGTGCATCAGCTGTCTATGTTGCAAGGTGTACCCTCCACATGACTCCAGCTTGGACCCCCCTGCTTTGCAAACACGCCCGCTATGAAGAATCCCAGCTCAG GGATTGTGGGGAGATGATCTTAAGATTCCATAAAGCTGCTGGAACAGAACGCTTGAGAGTCACATACGAGAAGTACACAAGGCCTGATCTCAGTTGTGTTGCAGCAATAACAGCTTTAGATAGGCTTCCTCTTTGA
- the LOC133876465 gene encoding uncharacterized protein LOC133876465, whose amino-acid sequence MAFLLHNLSPSLLLHHKPKEKAFIHQSLSPQATKPDSHAPLFLASPSASTSLQTLPLQGVARVNTPPGAQDNHQKDDFYLNLGLAVRTLREDLPLLFTKDLNYDIYRDDIIFADPLNTFSGIEKYKLIFWGLRFHGKILFREISLEVFRIWQPSENVILIRWNLKGVPRVPWEAKGQFQGTSRYKLDRNGKIYEHKVDNLAFNFPQRLKPSVSVLDLVGACPASPNPTFLFGPVDVYPSSWVQFYRAVRETLDQESSFLSQDGLVSCS is encoded by the exons ATGGCTTTTCTTCTACACaacctctctccctctcttcttctccatcACAAACCGAAAGAAAAAGCCTTCATTCACCAATCACTCTCCCCCCAAGCAACAAAACCCGATTCTCACGCTCCCCTCTTCCTCGCTTCTCCTTCTGCCTCCACCAGCCTCCAAACCCTTCCCCTCCAGGGCGTGGCTCGGGTTAACACTCCCCCTGGTGCGCAGGATAATCACCAGAAGGACGACTTCTATCTCAACCTTGGCCTTGCTGTACGGACACTCCGTGAAGACCTCCCTTTGCTATTCACCAAGGACCTCAATTATGATATTTACAG GGATGATATTATATTTGCAGACCCGTTGAACACGTTCAGCGGTATTGAAAAGTACAAATTGATCTTCTGGGGATTGAGATTTCACGGTAAAATCCTGTTCCGCGAGATTTCACTTGAGGTATTTAGGATTTGGCAACCTTCAGAGAACGTGATTTTGATAAGGTGGAACTTGAAGGGCGTCCCTCGGGTTCCATGGGAGGCGAAAGGGCAGTTTCAGGGCACGTCGAGGTATAAATTGGATCGAAATGGCAAAATTTACGAACACAAGGTTGACAATTTAGCGTTTAATTTCCCGCAGCGGCTCAAACCGTCTGTTTCAGTGTTGGATTTGGTGGGTGCTTGCCCCGCGAGTCCTAATCCGACGTTCTTGTTTGGGCCGGTGGATGTCTATCCATCTTCGTGGGTTCAGTTTTATCGGGCGGTAAGGGAGACATTGGATCAAGAAAGTAGCTTTCTTTCACAAGATGGTTTGGTTTCTTGTTCATAG
- the LOC133874662 gene encoding putative cyclin-B3-1 isoform X3, with translation MVAATGMNGGVGVRNFKVYVESEEVKDDAKIIGRKSVTVNKGANLTMAQGGLNNMEKSKGKVVSTASKIVRRKALADVSNVQVISSRNVVRDGPKLMKGKSEGTTCLQRVSLGSSRSIMNDSSRKSFMEKVQEHVSQGVGDIHTSKRDGNRDKTMGQSCVVTNGRTSTRNYLLSNRKSLPVLKRVNQTDASIPKENAGSSDKGKEKSGYLVGKAGKKVASRVNSGRSHLWKNRASDGFIIMGETNVEARALPRKSVRPIVKTTLQATQARRTSKSKNTSDLKKQRSVAAISSKNKEDAVASSLPENIAIVVPHEAAQGQLSSDADGNPRTVSDIIARRKSDRRRSYTSSLMARSKLLEKCGEVMKMEKLPSIDDYRNQLEVAEYVDEIYQYYWVTEAYNLSLANYMSIQTNITAHMRGILINWLIEVHFKFDLMQETLYLMVTLLDRYLSQATIKKDELQLVGLTALLLASKYEDFWHPRVKDLISISAESYTRDQMLAMERLVLKQLKFRLNVATPYVFMLRFLKASQSDTKLEHLAFYLIELCLVEYEALKFKPSLLCASAVYVARCTLHMTPAWTPLLCKHARYEESQLRDCGEMILRFHKAAGTERLRVTYEKYTRPDLSCVAAITALDRLPL, from the exons ATGGTGGCTGCCACAGGCATGAATGGAGGCG tGGGTGTCAGAAATTTTAAGGTTTATGTGGAAAGTGAAGAGGTTAAAGACGATGCCAAAATCAT TGGAAGAAAATCTGTTACTGTTAACAAAGGAGCTAATCTAACTATGGCACAG GGTGGTTTGAATAATATGGAGAAGAGCAAAGGCAAAGTTGTTAGTACTG CAAGTAAAATTGTTAGAAGAAAAGCATTGGCTGATGTCAGCAATGTCCAGGTCATCTCTTCAAGGAATGTAGTGCGTGATGGCCCTAAGCTAAT GAAAGGTAAAAGTGAGGGAACAACATGTTTGCAAAG GGTTTCACTGGGTTCAAGCAGAAGCATTATGAATGACTCGTCGAGGAAATCTTTTATG GAAAAAGTGCAGGAACATGTAAGTCAAGGTGTTGGTGACATACATACTTCCAAGAGAG ATGGTAACAGGGACAAGACCATGGGTCAAAGCTGTGTTGTTACAAATGGCAG GACTTCTACAAGGAATTATCTTTTGTCAAACAG GAAGTCTTTGCCGGTGCTAAAAAGGGTGAACCAGACAGATGCAAGTATCCCAAAG GAAAATGCTGGAAGTTCTGACAAGGGCAAAGAAAAGAGTGGATATTTAG TTGGTAAAGCTGGCAAGAAAGTAGCATCCCGGGTAAACAGTGGTAGGAGCCATCTTTGGAAGAATCGAGCAAGTGATGGCTTCATAATAAT GGGTGAAACTAACGTCGAGGCTCGTGCATTGCCAAGAAAATCTGTCAGg CCAATTGTGAAGACTACACTCCAGGCTACCCAAGCTCGAAGGACTTCAAAATCCAAGAACACATCAGATCTTAAAAAACAGAGATCTGTTGCTGCAATCTCATCCAAGAACAAGGAGGATGCTGTGGCATCTTCTCTTCCTGAGAATATTGCAATAGTGGTTCCCCATGAAGCCGCTCAAGGACAGCTTTCATCTGATGCTGATGGCAATCCAAGGACTGTATCAGATATCATTGCCAGGAGGAAATCAGATCGGAGGAGATCTTATACATCTTCCTTGATGGCTAGATCAAAG TTACTAGAGAAATGTGGTGAAGTTATGAAGATGGAAAAGCTACCAAGTATTGATGACTATCGCAATCAACTGGAAGTCGCTGAATATGTTGATGAGATTTATCAGTACTATTGGGTAACAGAG GCATATAATCTGTCTTTAGCAAATTACATGTCGATTCAGACAAACATTACAGCCCATATGCGAGGCATATTGATCAACTGGTTAATTGAG GTGCACTTCAAATTTGATTTAATGCAAGAAACTCTATATCTCATGGTGACATTGTTAGACAGATATCTCTCACAAGCTACTATAAAGAAAGATGAACTGCAGTTGGTTGGCCTTACTGCACTCTTGCTGGCATCAAAATACGAGGACTTTTGGCATCCTAGG GTCAAGGATTTAATTAGTATCTCGGCTGAGTCGTACACAAGAGACCAAATGCTTGCAATG GAGAGACTTGTTCTTAAGCAATTGAAGTTTCGTCTTAATGTGGCTACTCCTTACGTGTTTATGTTACGGTTTCTCAAGGCTTCTCAGTCAGACACAAAG CTTGAACACCTGGCATTCTACCTCATTGAGCTCTGCTTAGTTGAATATGAAGCTTTGAAGTTTAAGCCCTCATTGCTGTGTGCATCAGCTGTCTATGTTGCAAGGTGTACCCTCCACATGACTCCAGCTTGGACCCCCCTGCTTTGCAAACACGCCCGCTATGAAGAATCCCAGCTCAG GGATTGTGGGGAGATGATCTTAAGATTCCATAAAGCTGCTGGAACAGAACGCTTGAGAGTCACATACGAGAAGTACACAAGGCCTGATCTCAGTTGTGTTGCAGCAATAACAGCTTTAGATAGGCTTCCTCTTTGA
- the LOC133874662 gene encoding putative cyclin-B3-1 isoform X4 has translation MVAATVGVRNFKVYVESEEVKDDAKIIGRKSVTVNKGANLTMAQGGLNNMEKSKGKVVSTASKIVRRKALADVSNVQVISSRNVVRDGPKLMKGKSEGTTCLQRVSLGSSRSIMNDSSRKSFMEKVQEHVSQGVGDIHTSKRDGNRDKTMGQSCVVTNGRTSTRNYLLSNRKSLPVLKRVNQTDASIPKENAGSSDKGKEKSGYLVGKAGKKVASRVNSGRSHLWKNRASDGFIIMGETNVEARALPRKSVRPIVKTTLQATQARRTSKSKNTSDLKKQRSVAAISSKNKEDAVASSLPENIAIVVPHEAAQGQLSSDADGNPRTVSDIIARRKSDRRRSYTSSLMARSKLLEKCGEVMKMEKLPSIDDYRNQLEVAEYVDEIYQYYWVTEAYNLSLANYMSIQTNITAHMRGILINWLIEVHFKFDLMQETLYLMVTLLDRYLSQATIKKDELQLVGLTALLLASKYEDFWHPRVKDLISISAESYTRDQMLAMERLVLKQLKFRLNVATPYVFMLRFLKASQSDTKLEHLAFYLIELCLVEYEALKFKPSLLCASAVYVARCTLHMTPAWTPLLCKHARYEESQLRDCGEMILRFHKAAGTERLRVTYEKYTRPDLSCVAAITALDRLPL, from the exons ATGGTGGCTGCCACAG tGGGTGTCAGAAATTTTAAGGTTTATGTGGAAAGTGAAGAGGTTAAAGACGATGCCAAAATCAT TGGAAGAAAATCTGTTACTGTTAACAAAGGAGCTAATCTAACTATGGCACAG GGTGGTTTGAATAATATGGAGAAGAGCAAAGGCAAAGTTGTTAGTACTG CAAGTAAAATTGTTAGAAGAAAAGCATTGGCTGATGTCAGCAATGTCCAGGTCATCTCTTCAAGGAATGTAGTGCGTGATGGCCCTAAGCTAAT GAAAGGTAAAAGTGAGGGAACAACATGTTTGCAAAG GGTTTCACTGGGTTCAAGCAGAAGCATTATGAATGACTCGTCGAGGAAATCTTTTATG GAAAAAGTGCAGGAACATGTAAGTCAAGGTGTTGGTGACATACATACTTCCAAGAGAG ATGGTAACAGGGACAAGACCATGGGTCAAAGCTGTGTTGTTACAAATGGCAG GACTTCTACAAGGAATTATCTTTTGTCAAACAG GAAGTCTTTGCCGGTGCTAAAAAGGGTGAACCAGACAGATGCAAGTATCCCAAAG GAAAATGCTGGAAGTTCTGACAAGGGCAAAGAAAAGAGTGGATATTTAG TTGGTAAAGCTGGCAAGAAAGTAGCATCCCGGGTAAACAGTGGTAGGAGCCATCTTTGGAAGAATCGAGCAAGTGATGGCTTCATAATAAT GGGTGAAACTAACGTCGAGGCTCGTGCATTGCCAAGAAAATCTGTCAGg CCAATTGTGAAGACTACACTCCAGGCTACCCAAGCTCGAAGGACTTCAAAATCCAAGAACACATCAGATCTTAAAAAACAGAGATCTGTTGCTGCAATCTCATCCAAGAACAAGGAGGATGCTGTGGCATCTTCTCTTCCTGAGAATATTGCAATAGTGGTTCCCCATGAAGCCGCTCAAGGACAGCTTTCATCTGATGCTGATGGCAATCCAAGGACTGTATCAGATATCATTGCCAGGAGGAAATCAGATCGGAGGAGATCTTATACATCTTCCTTGATGGCTAGATCAAAG TTACTAGAGAAATGTGGTGAAGTTATGAAGATGGAAAAGCTACCAAGTATTGATGACTATCGCAATCAACTGGAAGTCGCTGAATATGTTGATGAGATTTATCAGTACTATTGGGTAACAGAG GCATATAATCTGTCTTTAGCAAATTACATGTCGATTCAGACAAACATTACAGCCCATATGCGAGGCATATTGATCAACTGGTTAATTGAG GTGCACTTCAAATTTGATTTAATGCAAGAAACTCTATATCTCATGGTGACATTGTTAGACAGATATCTCTCACAAGCTACTATAAAGAAAGATGAACTGCAGTTGGTTGGCCTTACTGCACTCTTGCTGGCATCAAAATACGAGGACTTTTGGCATCCTAGG GTCAAGGATTTAATTAGTATCTCGGCTGAGTCGTACACAAGAGACCAAATGCTTGCAATG GAGAGACTTGTTCTTAAGCAATTGAAGTTTCGTCTTAATGTGGCTACTCCTTACGTGTTTATGTTACGGTTTCTCAAGGCTTCTCAGTCAGACACAAAG CTTGAACACCTGGCATTCTACCTCATTGAGCTCTGCTTAGTTGAATATGAAGCTTTGAAGTTTAAGCCCTCATTGCTGTGTGCATCAGCTGTCTATGTTGCAAGGTGTACCCTCCACATGACTCCAGCTTGGACCCCCCTGCTTTGCAAACACGCCCGCTATGAAGAATCCCAGCTCAG GGATTGTGGGGAGATGATCTTAAGATTCCATAAAGCTGCTGGAACAGAACGCTTGAGAGTCACATACGAGAAGTACACAAGGCCTGATCTCAGTTGTGTTGCAGCAATAACAGCTTTAGATAGGCTTCCTCTTTGA
- the LOC133874662 gene encoding putative cyclin-B3-1 isoform X1 yields MNTRRNQGRNKMVAATGMNGGVGVRNFKVYVESEEVKDDAKIIGRKSVTVNKGANLTMAQGGLNNMEKSKGKVVSTASKIVRRKALADVSNVQVISSRNVVRDGPKLMKGKSEGTTCLQRVSLGSSRSIMNDSSRKSFMEKVQEHVSQGVGDIHTSKRDGNRDKTMGQSCVVTNGRTSTRNYLLSNRKSLPVLKRVNQTDASIPKENAGSSDKGKEKSGYLVGKAGKKVASRVNSGRSHLWKNRASDGFIIMGETNVEARALPRKSVRPIVKTTLQATQARRTSKSKNTSDLKKQRSVAAISSKNKEDAVASSLPENIAIVVPHEAAQGQLSSDADGNPRTVSDIIARRKSDRRRSYTSSLMARSKLLEKCGEVMKMEKLPSIDDYRNQLEVAEYVDEIYQYYWVTEAYNLSLANYMSIQTNITAHMRGILINWLIEVHFKFDLMQETLYLMVTLLDRYLSQATIKKDELQLVGLTALLLASKYEDFWHPRVKDLISISAESYTRDQMLAMERLVLKQLKFRLNVATPYVFMLRFLKASQSDTKLEHLAFYLIELCLVEYEALKFKPSLLCASAVYVARCTLHMTPAWTPLLCKHARYEESQLRDCGEMILRFHKAAGTERLRVTYEKYTRPDLSCVAAITALDRLPL; encoded by the exons ATG AACACTAGAAGGAATCAAGGACGGAACAAAATGGTGGCTGCCACAGGCATGAATGGAGGCG tGGGTGTCAGAAATTTTAAGGTTTATGTGGAAAGTGAAGAGGTTAAAGACGATGCCAAAATCAT TGGAAGAAAATCTGTTACTGTTAACAAAGGAGCTAATCTAACTATGGCACAG GGTGGTTTGAATAATATGGAGAAGAGCAAAGGCAAAGTTGTTAGTACTG CAAGTAAAATTGTTAGAAGAAAAGCATTGGCTGATGTCAGCAATGTCCAGGTCATCTCTTCAAGGAATGTAGTGCGTGATGGCCCTAAGCTAAT GAAAGGTAAAAGTGAGGGAACAACATGTTTGCAAAG GGTTTCACTGGGTTCAAGCAGAAGCATTATGAATGACTCGTCGAGGAAATCTTTTATG GAAAAAGTGCAGGAACATGTAAGTCAAGGTGTTGGTGACATACATACTTCCAAGAGAG ATGGTAACAGGGACAAGACCATGGGTCAAAGCTGTGTTGTTACAAATGGCAG GACTTCTACAAGGAATTATCTTTTGTCAAACAG GAAGTCTTTGCCGGTGCTAAAAAGGGTGAACCAGACAGATGCAAGTATCCCAAAG GAAAATGCTGGAAGTTCTGACAAGGGCAAAGAAAAGAGTGGATATTTAG TTGGTAAAGCTGGCAAGAAAGTAGCATCCCGGGTAAACAGTGGTAGGAGCCATCTTTGGAAGAATCGAGCAAGTGATGGCTTCATAATAAT GGGTGAAACTAACGTCGAGGCTCGTGCATTGCCAAGAAAATCTGTCAGg CCAATTGTGAAGACTACACTCCAGGCTACCCAAGCTCGAAGGACTTCAAAATCCAAGAACACATCAGATCTTAAAAAACAGAGATCTGTTGCTGCAATCTCATCCAAGAACAAGGAGGATGCTGTGGCATCTTCTCTTCCTGAGAATATTGCAATAGTGGTTCCCCATGAAGCCGCTCAAGGACAGCTTTCATCTGATGCTGATGGCAATCCAAGGACTGTATCAGATATCATTGCCAGGAGGAAATCAGATCGGAGGAGATCTTATACATCTTCCTTGATGGCTAGATCAAAG TTACTAGAGAAATGTGGTGAAGTTATGAAGATGGAAAAGCTACCAAGTATTGATGACTATCGCAATCAACTGGAAGTCGCTGAATATGTTGATGAGATTTATCAGTACTATTGGGTAACAGAG GCATATAATCTGTCTTTAGCAAATTACATGTCGATTCAGACAAACATTACAGCCCATATGCGAGGCATATTGATCAACTGGTTAATTGAG GTGCACTTCAAATTTGATTTAATGCAAGAAACTCTATATCTCATGGTGACATTGTTAGACAGATATCTCTCACAAGCTACTATAAAGAAAGATGAACTGCAGTTGGTTGGCCTTACTGCACTCTTGCTGGCATCAAAATACGAGGACTTTTGGCATCCTAGG GTCAAGGATTTAATTAGTATCTCGGCTGAGTCGTACACAAGAGACCAAATGCTTGCAATG GAGAGACTTGTTCTTAAGCAATTGAAGTTTCGTCTTAATGTGGCTACTCCTTACGTGTTTATGTTACGGTTTCTCAAGGCTTCTCAGTCAGACACAAAG CTTGAACACCTGGCATTCTACCTCATTGAGCTCTGCTTAGTTGAATATGAAGCTTTGAAGTTTAAGCCCTCATTGCTGTGTGCATCAGCTGTCTATGTTGCAAGGTGTACCCTCCACATGACTCCAGCTTGGACCCCCCTGCTTTGCAAACACGCCCGCTATGAAGAATCCCAGCTCAG GGATTGTGGGGAGATGATCTTAAGATTCCATAAAGCTGCTGGAACAGAACGCTTGAGAGTCACATACGAGAAGTACACAAGGCCTGATCTCAGTTGTGTTGCAGCAATAACAGCTTTAGATAGGCTTCCTCTTTGA
- the LOC133876423 gene encoding uncharacterized protein LOC133876423 produces the protein MVEDTHKLPLTANADEIEVSQILLKLPVLFSESESRRYCFRVNWGIQRRRSNPVPKPVKAKASSPATHVSSSLTGSQKNRKRKRESGDAKDDSNVTKALDLCLKEKKHDNVAPPGIQMIGRKSVTVNKGANLTTAQGGLNNMEKSKGKVVSTASKIVTRKALDDVTNVQGSSSRNVVHDGPKHYDSLHGGI, from the exons ATGGTTGAAGACACTCACAAGCTTCCTCTCACTGCCAACGCTGATGAGATTGAAGTCTCTCAAATCCTTCTTAAACTTCCTGTTTTATTCTCTGAATCAGAGTCTCGCCGCTATTGTTTCAGAGTCAATTGGGGCATCCAGAGAAGGAGATCAAACCCAGTTCCAAAGCCTGTCAAAGCCAAGGCGTCGAGTCCTGCAACCCACGTTTCTTCCTCACTCACGGGATCCCAGAAGAACCGGAAAAGGAAGAGGGAGTCAGGGGACGCAAAGGATGATTCCAACGTCACAAAAGCTTTAGACTTGTGCTTGAAAGAGAAGAAACATGATAATGTGGCTCCACCCGGAATTCAAATGAT TGGAAGGAAATCTGTAACTGTTAACAAGGGAGCTAATCTGACTACTGCACAG GGTGGTTTGAATAATATGGAGAAGAGCAAAGGCAAAGTTGTTAGTACTG CAAGTAAAATAGTGACAAGAAAAGCATTGGATGATGTCACCAATGTCCAGGGCAGCTCTTCAAGGAATGTAGTGCATGATGGTCCCAAGCATTA TGACTCATTGCATGGTGGTATCTAG